In a genomic window of Temperatibacter marinus:
- a CDS encoding tryptophan halogenase family protein: MKNASDNIKKLTIVGGGSAGWMTALYLNKLYNSTEKNFEITVIESPDIGIIGVGEATVHSIRYFFQAMGLNEFDLLKETNATLKTGIMFRNWMKPHADGTMHEYFHPFESQLSGSFLDINSLWMLSGRHEFERFDEGVCLSTALAKNGHSPKSRQSRQYEGLVPYGYHIDAVLLARYLRKIAIENGVTHIEATVNDVEIQGQNIQAVLTENGDRFEADVFLDCTGFRALLISKLKQDNWQSFKEALPCTKAVALQRSMPDGESPRSYTVATALSNGWAWQIDLTNRQGTGYVYDGDRLSADQAEQELRDFLGAESDVIKSVHLDMRVGCLKEFWVGNCIAIGLSGGFIEPLESTGLHLINLSAGLLATHLDHGDTDQSVRDSFNRLMNGFYQDLKQFIVLHYCLTDREDTDFWRQAPATVNQTPWLKEQLQIWHHKICEYQDLAGSYSTVFTDENYRYVLYGMGHHPALKLSVDQGISKDVFDRVKNQSNRVLSNSVPHLDYLNQINL, encoded by the coding sequence ATGAAAAATGCATCCGATAATATCAAGAAATTGACCATAGTGGGCGGTGGTTCCGCAGGCTGGATGACAGCACTTTACCTCAATAAACTCTATAATAGCACTGAGAAAAATTTCGAGATCACTGTCATAGAAAGTCCAGACATTGGTATTATCGGTGTTGGGGAAGCCACTGTCCATAGTATTCGATACTTCTTTCAAGCGATGGGGTTGAACGAATTTGATCTTTTAAAAGAAACCAACGCAACCCTAAAAACAGGTATTATGTTCCGCAACTGGATGAAACCTCATGCTGACGGAACAATGCATGAATATTTTCATCCTTTTGAAAGCCAACTTTCTGGTAGCTTTTTGGATATTAATTCACTTTGGATGCTTTCTGGCCGTCATGAATTTGAGCGCTTTGACGAAGGCGTTTGTCTGAGCACAGCCCTAGCAAAAAATGGCCATAGCCCCAAGAGTAGACAATCCCGTCAATATGAGGGCCTTGTTCCCTATGGATATCATATTGATGCGGTTCTGTTGGCTAGATATTTACGAAAAATTGCCATAGAAAATGGTGTCACTCATATTGAAGCCACTGTGAATGACGTCGAAATCCAAGGGCAAAATATTCAGGCAGTTCTGACTGAAAATGGAGATCGGTTTGAAGCGGACGTTTTCTTAGATTGTACGGGGTTTCGGGCATTATTGATCAGCAAATTAAAGCAAGACAACTGGCAATCGTTCAAAGAAGCACTCCCCTGTACAAAAGCTGTCGCCCTACAGCGATCAATGCCAGACGGTGAATCACCGCGTTCCTATACAGTTGCGACTGCCTTAAGCAACGGCTGGGCGTGGCAGATAGATTTAACAAACCGACAAGGCACAGGCTATGTCTACGACGGCGACCGTCTTAGTGCTGACCAGGCCGAGCAAGAGCTGCGTGATTTCTTAGGGGCTGAGTCGGATGTCATCAAATCTGTCCATCTTGATATGCGCGTAGGGTGCCTCAAAGAATTCTGGGTTGGCAATTGTATTGCCATAGGTCTTTCGGGCGGGTTTATCGAACCTTTGGAATCCACGGGTCTTCATCTGATCAATCTATCGGCCGGCTTATTAGCCACCCATTTAGACCACGGCGACACTGATCAGTCAGTTCGAGACAGTTTTAATCGGTTGATGAATGGTTTTTATCAAGACCTGAAGCAATTCATTGTTTTGCATTATTGCTTAACGGACAGAGAGGATACCGACTTCTGGAGGCAAGCGCCAGCAACAGTAAACCAGACACCTTGGCTCAAAGAACAGCTTCAAATTTGGCACCATAAAATTTGTGAATATCAAGATCTTGCGGGCAGTTATTCTACTGTCTTTACAGATGAGAATTATCGCTATGTTCTCTATGGTATGGGACATCATCCTGCCTTGAAGCTTTCCGTAGATCAGGGAATCAGCAAAGACGTTTTTGACCGCGTAAAAAACCAATCAAATCGTGTTTTATCCAACAGCGTGCCGCATTTGGATTATCTCAATCAGATAAATTTGTAA
- a CDS encoding beta-N-acetylhexosaminidase, with the protein MKLKAILVITALLLGGFYYVSQGEPQELFLPIIPKPQSIEHTAHKTVPINFDFELSGHDKTIELLNSLMTKTYGHSFKSTSAGAKLSFDLVDSLTGPEGYSLDVSENGIEIKAEDEAGLYYGMATFWQLFTHHFDSGKPLPFVKIEDKPRFKWRGLMLDEGRHFQGAAFVKDMIDWMSLHKFNILQWHLVDDQGWRIEIKKYPELTNVGAYRVPAGEGARAILDPATGEPKKIGGFYTQEQVKEIVAYAAAKHITIVPEIGLPGHAQSALAAYPEHGVNLSGKMDVSADWGIFEYTYNLEEKTFDYLEDILLEVMDLFPSEYIHLGGDEVQKNQWKEDPRTAQRMAELGIETVEGIQPYFTRHFDQFLSKYGRKMIGWDEILEGGDIHKTATVMSWRGEKGGIEAAHKGHTVIMSPWPTLYLDMHQSTSEREPTGRPALASLTPLENVYMYEPIPKELQGTEGAHFVLGAQGNIWTEHMRTNNQVMHMTFPRAAAISEAAWSSKERDFNNFMQRLPALFNWYNKLNIAYADVAFEVRPNITAPDDEQRIVSLSSQLDVGAIHYAINKESVSASDPIYTDPLTLNKNDTLITSRFKGDQILSAPTSLKLDKVSLSMRTDDTLEVCDAGYHLKLDDDYPESKDRASFNMNILHPCWIYKGADLKDVKTLELVVGQIPFNFQIGADWKHVKFDTPTSKDGELNIYEGVCEGKPLLSLSLTPALGNHGLTNFSADLPKTFDGATDLCFKFARPAITNFGIGHNLWGLDKVTLR; encoded by the coding sequence ATGAAACTCAAAGCTATCCTTGTAATTACAGCCTTACTTTTAGGCGGCTTTTACTATGTCTCTCAAGGGGAACCACAAGAGCTCTTCTTACCAATCATCCCAAAACCTCAGTCCATCGAGCACACAGCTCATAAGACTGTACCGATCAATTTTGACTTTGAACTTTCAGGGCATGACAAAACAATTGAACTGCTTAATTCTCTGATGACCAAAACATATGGTCACTCATTCAAATCAACCTCAGCAGGGGCAAAGCTTTCTTTCGACTTGGTCGACAGCCTCACAGGTCCTGAAGGATATTCACTGGATGTCTCAGAAAATGGAATTGAGATTAAGGCCGAAGACGAAGCAGGTCTTTATTATGGCATGGCAACATTCTGGCAATTATTCACGCATCATTTTGATTCTGGCAAGCCCCTTCCCTTTGTAAAAATTGAAGATAAACCGCGTTTCAAATGGCGTGGTTTAATGTTGGATGAAGGCCGCCACTTCCAAGGGGCCGCTTTTGTTAAAGATATGATTGACTGGATGAGTCTCCATAAATTCAATATTCTGCAGTGGCATTTGGTGGACGATCAAGGCTGGCGTATTGAAATCAAAAAATATCCAGAGCTTACAAATGTAGGTGCATACCGTGTGCCTGCAGGGGAAGGTGCTCGGGCGATCCTTGACCCAGCGACTGGCGAGCCAAAGAAAATTGGTGGTTTCTATACTCAAGAACAGGTCAAAGAAATTGTTGCTTACGCGGCAGCAAAACATATTACCATCGTGCCAGAAATTGGTCTTCCTGGCCATGCTCAATCAGCGCTTGCAGCTTATCCTGAACACGGTGTAAATCTTTCAGGTAAAATGGATGTTTCTGCGGATTGGGGCATTTTTGAATATACCTATAATTTAGAAGAGAAAACATTCGATTATCTTGAAGATATTCTTCTTGAAGTGATGGATCTTTTCCCGAGTGAATATATTCACCTTGGCGGTGATGAAGTCCAAAAGAACCAGTGGAAAGAAGATCCAAGAACCGCGCAGCGCATGGCAGAGCTTGGCATTGAGACAGTTGAAGGTATCCAGCCTTATTTTACACGGCACTTTGACCAATTCCTCTCTAAATACGGTCGTAAAATGATTGGTTGGGACGAAATTCTAGAAGGTGGAGATATTCATAAAACTGCCACCGTTATGTCATGGCGCGGTGAAAAGGGCGGCATCGAGGCAGCTCATAAAGGCCACACCGTTATTATGAGTCCTTGGCCAACCCTTTATCTAGACATGCATCAATCTACAAGCGAGAGAGAGCCCACAGGACGCCCTGCACTCGCTTCTCTTACGCCGCTAGAGAATGTTTATATGTATGAGCCTATCCCCAAAGAGTTACAAGGCACAGAGGGCGCCCATTTCGTTCTCGGCGCTCAAGGGAATATTTGGACGGAGCATATGCGCACAAATAACCAAGTCATGCATATGACGTTTCCTCGTGCAGCCGCTATATCAGAGGCAGCATGGTCGTCAAAAGAAAGAGATTTTAACAATTTCATGCAGAGACTTCCCGCTCTGTTTAATTGGTATAACAAACTCAACATCGCCTATGCTGATGTCGCTTTTGAAGTCAGGCCTAATATTACTGCCCCTGATGATGAGCAGCGCATTGTTTCTCTCTCCTCTCAACTGGATGTTGGGGCAATACACTATGCGATTAATAAAGAGTCTGTTAGTGCGTCAGACCCGATTTATACCGATCCTCTCACCCTAAACAAGAATGATACACTAATAACTTCTCGTTTTAAAGGTGACCAAATTCTCAGTGCGCCGACCTCACTTAAACTGGATAAGGTAAGTCTCTCAATGAGAACTGATGATACGCTTGAAGTGTGTGACGCAGGCTACCATCTGAAACTTGATGATGATTATCCAGAGAGCAAGGACAGAGCTTCCTTTAATATGAATATCTTACATCCCTGTTGGATTTACAAAGGAGCAGACCTTAAAGATGTAAAAACTCTTGAGTTGGTGGTTGGTCAAATTCCATTTAATTTCCAAATTGGTGCAGATTGGAAGCATGTGAAATTCGATACGCCTACTTCTAAAGACGGTGAATTGAACATCTATGAGGGTGTCTGCGAAGGCAAACCTTTACTGTCCCTCAGCCTCACGCCAGCTCTTGGCAATCATGGTCTAACAAATTTCTCAGCAGACCTACCAAAGACCTTCGACGGCGCAACCGACCTTTGCTTTAAATTTGCAAGGCCTGCCATCACGAATTTTGGCATTGGCCATAATCTTTGGGGCCTTGATAAAGTAACGCTTAGATAA
- the gluP gene encoding glucose/galactose MFS transporter, producing MDTAQQENTNTSILPMTIIGLLFFIFGFVTWLNGSLMPFLKIICGLNDFQTFFVTFAFYIAYFVMAFPMALVLKKTGYRNGMALGLAIMAVGSLLFIPAAFSAEYWVFLIALFVLATGLTILQTASNPYVVFVGPKESAAMRISIMGIINKAAGVVVPIVFAAIILSGLDSSPEALAKLTEAEIQELSERLVMPYIYMAVALFFLIGLVKFTNLPEIQTEEDEGGEEKGNILQFPQVILGTVALFCYVGVEVIAGDSIGVFGSNLNVPHFASLTSYTMVFMVLGYILGVVGIPRFFSQTQALVGSGIAGCACIVGILLSDPTSSGLSEILFGWTGIATIPNPVLFVALMGMAHALVWPAVWPLALEGLGKYTAQGSALLIMGIVGGAIVPMAFGSIAEGGGDMQSAYLLCLPLYLYILYYALRGHKKRTW from the coding sequence ATGGACACAGCTCAACAAGAGAATACCAACACGAGTATTCTACCAATGACAATCATTGGATTATTATTCTTTATCTTTGGATTTGTAACATGGCTGAATGGATCCTTGATGCCGTTCTTAAAGATAATTTGCGGGTTGAATGACTTTCAAACTTTCTTTGTAACATTTGCCTTCTACATCGCATATTTCGTGATGGCTTTCCCCATGGCTTTGGTTTTGAAAAAGACAGGGTATCGTAACGGGATGGCTTTAGGGCTTGCGATTATGGCCGTCGGTTCATTGTTATTCATTCCTGCAGCGTTTTCTGCTGAATATTGGGTCTTTTTGATTGCCTTATTTGTTCTTGCTACAGGATTAACGATCTTGCAGACAGCTTCGAACCCCTATGTGGTTTTTGTGGGGCCAAAAGAGTCGGCTGCGATGCGTATCTCTATCATGGGAATAATTAATAAAGCTGCTGGTGTCGTCGTACCAATTGTCTTTGCAGCGATTATTCTATCAGGCCTTGATAGTTCACCTGAAGCCCTTGCAAAGTTGACAGAGGCTGAAATTCAAGAATTGTCCGAGCGTTTAGTCATGCCTTATATTTATATGGCTGTTGCTCTCTTTTTCCTTATTGGCTTGGTTAAGTTTACTAATTTACCAGAGATCCAAACGGAGGAAGATGAAGGCGGGGAAGAAAAAGGCAACATTCTTCAATTCCCTCAAGTCATTCTAGGAACTGTTGCTCTCTTCTGTTATGTGGGAGTGGAAGTGATTGCAGGGGATTCTATCGGTGTCTTTGGATCCAATTTAAACGTGCCTCATTTTGCTTCACTGACGTCCTATACAATGGTGTTTATGGTGCTAGGGTATATCTTGGGCGTCGTCGGTATCCCTCGTTTCTTCAGTCAAACTCAAGCTTTGGTTGGTTCTGGTATTGCCGGTTGCGCTTGTATTGTTGGTATTCTACTTTCAGATCCAACATCAAGTGGCTTGTCTGAGATCCTATTTGGTTGGACAGGGATTGCTACAATTCCTAATCCAGTTTTATTTGTCGCTTTAATGGGGATGGCTCATGCGCTGGTTTGGCCTGCTGTATGGCCACTTGCCTTGGAAGGCCTTGGAAAATATACCGCTCAAGGATCTGCTCTTTTGATTATGGGGATTGTCGGCGGCGCTATCGTGCCGATGGCTTTTGGGAGTATAGCTGAAGGTGGTGGGGATATGCAGTCAGCTTATCTACTCTGCTTGCCTCTTTATCTCTATATTCTCTATTATGCTCTTAGAGGGCATAAGAAAAGGACTTGGTAG
- a CDS encoding tryptophan halogenase family protein has protein sequence MPAKAIDHILIVGGGTAGWLTAVHLAKHLKPNQGGPKVTLLESPNIPTVGVGEGTVPAMRDSLKYLGISETDFIRECDATFKQSIKFVDWLRSPAEGGHSYHHIFDYPMKQDIDLSPYYHLGACGNQSYVDALSVQGMMCDKGYGPKTMTHNEYEGLTSYAYHLDAAKFAAYLTKFGVEKLGISHVKGEMTTVKQAEDGTILSLSTDTVGELCADIFIDCTGFRSLLLGETLDIPFIDKSHILFADYALAAQLPYGPDDHLPCHTIATAKEAGWIWDIGLMERRGTGYVYSSHHTSHEAAEKVIRDYARVSLGDKADEISTRQIKMKVGYREKLWEKNCIAVGLSQGFVEPLEATGLLMFDATARMLAEQFPATTETIPVVADRFNQRLKLTWDKVIDFIKLHYCTSQRTDSDFWLDNCHANSIPQSLQDKLHYWQHSLPSAYDFSSRLEIFNLENYQYVLNGMEFKTDIEPLKSRYADLAKAQDDFEAIQQYNKQLEPQLIPHRDLIRRIQKYGLQTL, from the coding sequence ATGCCGGCAAAAGCCATAGACCATATTCTTATTGTAGGCGGTGGAACTGCCGGTTGGTTAACGGCAGTTCATCTGGCAAAACATCTCAAACCTAATCAGGGTGGCCCAAAAGTCACCCTGCTTGAATCTCCTAATATCCCGACTGTAGGCGTCGGTGAAGGTACCGTACCTGCCATGCGAGATAGCCTAAAATATCTAGGCATCAGTGAGACAGATTTCATCCGAGAGTGTGATGCCACTTTCAAACAAAGTATCAAATTTGTTGATTGGCTCCGTAGCCCCGCTGAAGGTGGCCATAGCTATCACCATATTTTTGATTATCCCATGAAACAAGACATTGATCTCAGCCCTTATTATCACTTAGGCGCTTGCGGCAATCAATCTTATGTAGATGCTCTCTCTGTTCAGGGCATGATGTGCGATAAAGGGTATGGCCCCAAGACCATGACCCACAACGAATATGAGGGCCTGACAAGCTATGCCTACCACCTTGATGCAGCTAAATTTGCAGCCTATCTCACGAAATTTGGCGTTGAAAAATTAGGCATTTCCCACGTGAAGGGGGAAATGACCACTGTTAAGCAAGCCGAAGATGGTACGATCCTCTCCCTGTCAACTGACACAGTCGGAGAACTCTGTGCAGATATTTTTATTGACTGTACCGGGTTCCGTTCTCTTCTTCTTGGGGAAACTCTTGACATCCCTTTTATCGATAAGTCCCATATCTTATTCGCAGATTACGCCCTAGCTGCACAACTGCCTTATGGTCCAGATGATCACCTGCCTTGTCACACCATAGCCACAGCCAAAGAGGCCGGATGGATTTGGGATATTGGCCTGATGGAGCGACGAGGCACAGGCTATGTATATTCCTCTCATCATACATCACACGAGGCGGCAGAAAAAGTTATCCGTGACTATGCTCGCGTGTCCCTTGGAGACAAAGCAGATGAAATTTCAACGCGGCAGATCAAAATGAAAGTGGGCTATCGAGAAAAGCTCTGGGAAAAGAATTGCATCGCGGTCGGCCTTAGCCAAGGGTTTGTCGAGCCCTTAGAAGCAACTGGCCTTCTGATGTTCGACGCTACAGCCCGTATGCTAGCAGAACAATTCCCTGCAACAACTGAAACAATCCCTGTGGTTGCCGACCGTTTTAACCAACGCCTAAAACTCACCTGGGATAAGGTCATTGATTTCATCAAGCTACACTACTGCACTTCACAAAGGACAGACAGCGACTTTTGGTTGGACAACTGTCACGCCAATTCTATCCCTCAGAGCTTACAAGATAAATTGCATTACTGGCAGCATAGCTTACCGAGTGCTTACGATTTTTCCAGCCGCCTAGAGATTTTCAATCTTGAGAATTACCAATATGTCTTGAATGGTATGGAATTCAAAACTGACATTGAACCTCTGAAATCACGTTATGCTGATCTGGCCAAAGCCCAAGATGATTTTGAAGCGATTCAGCAGTATAATAAACAGCTTGAGCCCCAATTAATCCCCCACAGAGATCTCATTAGGCGTATTCAAAAATACGGTCTGCAAACCTTATGA
- a CDS encoding SapC family protein yields MAKLVPLGNDVHRNFKLAKQDIEHLKDAQIIPVVAHEFPTVGSQGPIVFVKNSETGQFQAVLLCGISQGENLFNVNGKWDGAFVPLVATLYPFKILPAGEDKITLGIIEDSPCFSETEGEALFTEDGEMTEFMTKFRDRMLDYYDRLQATDGYAQTLVNHNLLKSQSMNLEINGEKFNIDGLYFIDEEKLMDLADDVVLDFHKRGLMAVMYAQLASMHQVHTLARRKSGK; encoded by the coding sequence ATGGCAAAACTCGTTCCACTAGGAAATGATGTCCACCGAAATTTTAAACTCGCGAAACAAGATATTGAGCATTTAAAAGATGCCCAAATTATCCCTGTTGTTGCACACGAATTTCCAACCGTTGGGTCTCAAGGCCCGATTGTTTTTGTTAAGAACTCTGAAACAGGCCAATTTCAGGCCGTGTTACTTTGTGGCATTAGCCAAGGTGAAAATTTATTCAATGTGAATGGCAAGTGGGATGGTGCTTTTGTACCTCTTGTCGCCACCCTTTATCCATTTAAAATCTTACCTGCTGGGGAAGATAAAATCACACTGGGTATTATTGAAGATAGCCCTTGCTTCTCAGAAACAGAAGGCGAAGCACTGTTTACAGAAGACGGCGAGATGACAGAATTCATGACAAAGTTTCGCGATCGTATGCTTGACTATTATGATCGCCTACAAGCCACAGATGGCTATGCCCAAACTCTTGTGAATCACAATTTGCTAAAATCACAATCAATGAACCTCGAAATCAATGGCGAAAAATTCAATATTGATGGCCTCTACTTCATTGACGAAGAAAAACTTATGGATCTGGCTGACGATGTGGTTCTGGATTTCCACAAGCGCGGACTAATGGCTGTGATGTATGCACAGCTTGCGTCGATGCACCAAGTGCATACTCTCGCACGTAGAAAATCTGGAAAGTAG
- the nagA gene encoding N-acetylglucosamine-6-phosphate deacetylase: MRTLLHNATLLTPQGKVEGHDLLIEGEYIKALESDISCEGITQIDCKGDLLIPGFIDVQVNGGGGALFNADPSVETIKTIGAAHRIYGTSAFLPTLISDTLETVKKAISAVEAAIEQGVPGVIGIHLEGPFLNPVKKGIHNADKFRVLDDEAVEVLTSLSKGVTHITLAPEQTTPQMVEKLVARGAVLSAGHTAATYEQMMQAVDAGVTGFTHLYNAMTGLDSRAPGVVGAALTTPATYAGIISDGFHVHPASIEAAIKAKGISKMMLVSDAMPCVGAVNKSFTLEGLEITVEEGKCTGPDGTLAGSDLDMISAVRNTAAWTSVTYEESVYMASKTPADFLGVSDQYGSLEVGKKANILQIDAAGKVVSNWINGKL; the protein is encoded by the coding sequence ATGAGAACTTTGCTTCATAATGCAACACTATTGACCCCTCAGGGGAAAGTTGAAGGTCATGATCTACTCATTGAAGGAGAGTATATTAAGGCTCTTGAGTCTGACATCTCTTGTGAGGGTATCACACAGATAGACTGTAAAGGAGATCTTCTTATTCCTGGGTTTATTGATGTGCAAGTTAACGGCGGTGGCGGCGCACTTTTTAATGCTGACCCCAGCGTTGAGACAATTAAAACTATCGGAGCCGCCCATCGCATTTATGGGACAAGTGCTTTTTTGCCCACATTGATCAGTGATACTCTAGAGACAGTTAAGAAAGCAATTTCAGCAGTAGAGGCCGCAATAGAGCAGGGTGTTCCAGGCGTGATCGGAATACATCTAGAAGGGCCTTTTCTAAACCCGGTGAAGAAGGGGATTCATAATGCTGATAAGTTTCGCGTGCTAGATGACGAGGCTGTTGAGGTATTAACATCCCTTTCAAAAGGGGTTACCCATATAACCCTGGCCCCAGAGCAAACAACCCCTCAAATGGTCGAAAAGTTGGTTGCTCGCGGCGCAGTTCTTTCAGCGGGACATACTGCCGCAACTTATGAACAGATGATGCAGGCTGTGGATGCGGGTGTCACTGGATTTACACACCTCTATAATGCAATGACAGGATTAGATAGTCGTGCCCCTGGTGTTGTTGGGGCTGCCCTTACTACCCCTGCGACTTATGCCGGGATTATAAGTGATGGGTTTCACGTTCATCCTGCAAGCATAGAAGCGGCCATAAAGGCAAAAGGCATATCGAAGATGATGCTTGTCTCTGATGCCATGCCCTGCGTTGGCGCTGTGAATAAATCTTTCACATTAGAAGGGTTAGAAATTACAGTTGAAGAAGGAAAATGTACGGGCCCGGATGGGACGTTAGCTGGGAGTGATCTAGATATGATCTCTGCTGTTAGGAACACAGCGGCTTGGACTTCAGTAACATATGAGGAGTCTGTTTATATGGCGTCGAAAACACCAGCCGACTTTCTGGGAGTGTCAGATCAATATGGCTCACTTGAAGTCGGGAAAAAGGCAAATATTCTTCAGATTGATGCAGCAGGGAAGGTAGTGTCAAACTGGATTAACGGAAAACTATAA